GGCACCCGTGATGGCCGCCAGCTCATGACCGCCGAGGGCAGCCAGGATCGCGAGCGGGTCGTCGAAGCTCGCGCGGTGCTTGGCGAGGCCCAGATCGATCACCTCGGCCTTGCGGCTGAGCTGCGCGCCCTGGACGCCGGTGCCGGGACCCGCCCAATCCGTGCCCGTCCCACCGAAGAGCGCTGCCGCCATGGCGGAGGCCGAGGTGGTGTTGGCAATGCCCATCTCGCCCACGCAGAGGAGATCAACACCGGGCTCCACCGCCATCATGCCATAGGCCATGGCACGTGCGGCATCGACCTCGCCCAGGGCCGGCTCTTGCGTGAAATCCCGGGTCGGCTGGTCCAATGACATTTCATAGACGCGGAGATCGGCATCGGCGTTCTTGCACAGCTGGTTCACCGCGGCGCCGCCATGAGTGAAGTTCAAGACCATCTGCCGCGTCACCTCCGCCGGGAAGGCCGAAACGCCCAGCGCCGCCACGCCATGATTGCCGGCAAAGACCGCGACGCGCGGATGGTTGATCGCAGGCGGCGCCTTGCCCTGCCAGCTCGCAAGCCACAGCGCCAGTTCCTCGAGACGCCCCAGGGCGCCGGCGGGCTTGGTCAATTGCCCCTCGCGCGCGGTGGTGGTGCCGGCTGCGTCATGATCCGGTCCCGGAAATTCCGCTACAATGCGCCGCATCTCGGCAAAACTGGCAATCGACTTGTTGTCCAACATCAGGCGTTACTCCAAAATCGGCGCCGTTCCGGGCCGATGCATGATCAAATTCAGCCCGTCCTATACCCCGGGCGCGGCACTTGTTACAACGTCACCCAGCCCCCCTAGTGGAACCGAGCCAGCCATGAGCGACGCCAACCAGTCACCGCCCCCGGACGAACCGGCCGCCCCTGAGTCCGAGGCGCCCAGCCAGGCAATGCCCAAATCCCTCCCCTGGCTCGGCTGGCTGCGCGATTTCTGGCTGGTGCTGGGCTTCTTCACGCGACTGCCGGTGGTCTCGGTGACCGGGCATCTCGGCGAAGCTGCTAGGGCCTTTCCGCTCGCCGGGCTGGTGGTGGGGCTGATCGGTGCCTTCGTCTATTTTGTGGCCATGGAGATCGGCCTCTCTGGCCTGCTCGCGGCATTGCTTGCCGTGGCCGCGACCGGGATCGTGACCGGCGCCCTCCACGAGGATGGCTGGGCCGATGTCTGCGATGCGCTGGGCGCCCGCGGCGGGGTGGAAAAGCGCCTCGAAATCCTGCGCGACAGCCGCCTTGGCTCCTTTGGTGGCCTCGCCCTCATCTTTGCGACCTCGATCAAGGTCGCGGCCATCGCCAATCTCGGCGCCCCGGAACTGGTGGCGGGCGCCCTGGTGGCCGCTCACACGCTGGCACGCGGTGTCCTGCCCCTGGTGATGGCGCGCATGACTCTCGCGCGCAGCAATGGCCTTGCCGCCGATGCCGGCCGCTCGACCCAATCCGCCGCCAACTGGTCGCTCATCATCGCCCTCCTCATCGCCGTGCTGGTGGTGGCGCCGATCGCGGCATTGGTGGCGCTGCTGGCGGCCCTTGCCGCCACCTGGGCCGTCGCCAAGCTCGCGCAGAAGAAATTCGGCGGCTATACCGGCGATGTCCTGGGCGCCGTCGAGCAGGTCGCGGAAATGGCGATCCTCATCAACCTCGTGACGCTGACGTGAAGTAGCTGTCGATGGATCACACGGAAACCAGCCATACCGAAACCAGGCTGTGGCTGGTGCGCCACGCACCGGTCATCGGCTCCCTCGGCCGCATCTACGGCCAGGACGATCTCGAAGCCGA
This Rhodospirillaceae bacterium DNA region includes the following protein-coding sequences:
- the cobT gene encoding nicotinate-nucleotide--dimethylbenzimidazole phosphoribosyltransferase — encoded protein: MLDNKSIASFAEMRRIVAEFPGPDHDAAGTTTAREGQLTKPAGALGRLEELALWLASWQGKAPPAINHPRVAVFAGNHGVAALGVSAFPAEVTRQMVLNFTHGGAAVNQLCKNADADLRVYEMSLDQPTRDFTQEPALGEVDAARAMAYGMMAVEPGVDLLCVGEMGIANTTSASAMAAALFGGTGTDWAGPGTGVQGAQLSRKAEVIDLGLAKHRASFDDPLAILAALGGHELAAITGAVIAARMARVPVLLDGFASTVAAAVLLKLDPQALDHCVVSHCSAEPGHRKLLEKIAKKPLLDFGMRLGEGSGAALCIPILRAAALCHSGMATFAEAGVSDKG
- the cobS gene encoding adenosylcobinamide-GDP ribazoletransferase codes for the protein MSDANQSPPPDEPAAPESEAPSQAMPKSLPWLGWLRDFWLVLGFFTRLPVVSVTGHLGEAARAFPLAGLVVGLIGAFVYFVAMEIGLSGLLAALLAVAATGIVTGALHEDGWADVCDALGARGGVEKRLEILRDSRLGSFGGLALIFATSIKVAAIANLGAPELVAGALVAAHTLARGVLPLVMARMTLARSNGLAADAGRSTQSAANWSLIIALLIAVLVVAPIAALVALLAALAATWAVAKLAQKKFGGYTGDVLGAVEQVAEMAILINLVTLT